The DNA region GGATCCGGGCGATCGCCTTGGCCTCGCGCAGCGTGCGCGTGATGAGCCGGCGCTTCTCGTCCTCGTCGATGCTCGACGGGAAGCGCAGTTCCTTGACCGCGACCGTGCGGCCCAGCGTCTCGTCCTTGGCCCGCCAGACGGTGCCCATGCCGCCGCGGCCGAGCACGTCGCCGAGCCGGTACCGACCCGCGAGGAGACGTGCGCTCTGATCCTGACGAGCCTCGCCCGTCCGCTCAGCCTCCGACATGCGTCCCCTCAACTACCCGCACAACCAGCCCCGACAGAGCCTTCATTGTCCCTCACCCGAGGACCGGCCGACGCCGCGGGTCCGGCGTCCCACATCATGGACATTCCCACCGAGTGAACCCCGGCGCACTACCCCAAACCTCGCTGTCCATACCCCCCTTGGCCGCCCTCCTCGGGTCAAACCACCCAGAAACGCTGACCACTCCTTGACTACTTGCTGACAAGCGGAAGGTCAGCCTCCCCCGCGCTCCGAGCTGCTGGCGGGGAAGGCCGAACTCCGGCGGCACGACGCCCGGCCAGGGCGCCACGCCCTCCAGAGCCCCCTACAGCGGCACGATGTCCGGTGCCCCGAGCCGCGCCGCGTCGGCCGTCAGGTCGTCCGGCTGACGCTGCGACTCGCGCTCGGCCTCCACCCGCTTCTCGTAGTGCTGGACCTCGCGCTCGATCTGGTCCTTGTCCCAGCCGAGCACCGGCGCCATCAGCTCCGCGCACTCGCGGGCGCTGCGGGTGCCGCGGTCGAAGGTCTCGATGGAGATGCGGGTGCGGCGCGTGAGCACGTCGTCCAGGTGGCGGGCGCCCTCGTGGGATGCGGCGTAGACGACTTCGGCGCGCAGGTAGTCCTCGGCCGCGCCCAGCGGTTCACCCAGGGACGGGTCGGCGGTGACCAGTTCGAGCACTTCCTCCGCCAGTGAGCCGTACCGGTTCAACAGGTGCTCCACGCGCACCACATGAAGGCCGGTGCGGGCGGCGATGCCCGCGCGGGCGTTCCACAGCGCGCGATAGCCCTCGGCGCCGACCAGCGGGATGTCCTCCGTGACGCAGTCCGCGACCCGCTGGTCCAGACCGTGCACCGCCTCGTCGACGGCGTCCTTCGCCATGACGCGGTACGTCGTGTACTTGCCGCCCGCGACGACGACGAGGCCCGGCGCGGGGTGGGCGACCGTGTGCTCGCGGGACAGCTTGCTGGTGGCGTCCGACTCCCCGGCGAGCAGCGGCCGCAGGCCGGCGTACACCCCCTGCACGTCGTCGCGCGAGAGCGGCACCGCGAGCACCGAGTTCACATGCTCAAGGAGATAGTCGATGTCCGCGCTGGAGGCGGCCGGGTGGGCCTTGTCCAGGTCCCAGTCGGTGTCCGTGGTCCCGATGATCCAGTGCCGCCCCCAGGGGATCACGAAGAGCACGCTCTTCTCCGTGCGCAGGATGAGCCCGGTCGAGGAGTTGATCCGGTCCTTCGGCACGACCAGGTGGATGCCCTTGGAGGCACGGACGTGGAACTGGCCGCGCTCGCCGACCATCGCCTGGGTGTCGTCGGTCCACACGCCGGTGGCGTTCACGACCTGCTTGGCCCGGATCTCGTACTCCCCGCCGGCCTCGACGTCCTGGACCCGGGCGCCCACGACGCGCTCGCCCTCGCGCAGGAAACCCGTGACCCGGGCGCGGTTGGCCGCCTTCGCGCCGTACGCCGCGGCCGTGCGCACGAGGGTGGCCACATAGCGGGCGTCGTCCATCTGCGCGTCGTAGTACTGCAAGGCGCCGACCAGGGCGTCCTTCTTCAGGCACGGGGCCACGCGGTGGGCGTGACGGCGGGTCAGATGGCGGTGCGTGGGCAGGCCGCGGCCGTGCCCGCGCGCCATCGACATGGCGTCGTACAGCGCGACGCCCGAGCCCGCGTACAGCCGCTCCCAGCCCTGGTGCTGGAGGGGATACAGGAACGGGACGGGCTTCACGAGGTGCGGTGCGAGCCGTTCGAGGAGCAGGCCGCGCTCCTTCAGCGCCTCGCGCACCAGGGCGAAGTCCAGCATCTCCAGATAGCGCAGGCCACCGTGGATCAGCTTGCTCGACCGGCTCGACGTGCCCGAGGCCCAGTCTCTGGCCTCGACCAGACCGGTGCTCAGGCCGCGGGTGACGGCGTCGAGCGCGGTGCCCGCGCCGACCACGCCGGCGCCCACGACGAGAATGTCCAGCTCGTGCTCGGCCATGCCCGCGAGTGCCTCGGCGCGCTCCGCCGGGCCAAGAGTCGCTGTCCTCACCGCTGCCTCCCGTGCTTTTCGGGTGTGGTCGCGCTCACATCATGCCCAGATTCTGGTCGAGCCCGCCGGGTTGGGGCACGGCCTGTGGAAAACGTTGAGCCCGCCGTGACTGCTGTGACTGCAGGGAAAGGCGGGGCCATCGGGAGCATGCGCGGGGTGGAAACCGCCGCCAACACTCCGATGCCGGAAGGGGTCCAATCCCGCAAATCGGTCATATTTACTCCTAGTCTGACATTGCGCTCGCCCATCTTGTCCACAGGGCTTGCGCGATCGTCCCGCTTTGGCTATATCCGCCCCGGCTATTGGGAAGGACGGCTCACCGCCATGCCAGCTGACCTCGCCGTCATCGGTCTCGGCCACCTCGGCCTGCCCCTCGCCCAGGCCGCCGTCGCCGGCGGCATCGCCACCATCGGCTACGACCCCGGCCGCGCACCCGACCTGGCCGGTGGCCGCCTTCCGGGTGACGGCACCGAAGGGACCCTCACCGCCGCCGACGTCCGCCGGATGCTCTCGGGGGGCTTCCGGCCGACCACCGACCCCGCCGAGCTCGGCCGCGTCCGCACGGCCGTCATCTGCGCCCCCACGCCCCCCGCCGCGGACGGCTCGCTCGACCTCGGCCAGGTGGCCGACGCCGCCCGTGCCCTCGCCGCCCGGCTGCGCCCGCACACCACGGTCATCCTGGAGTCACCCGCGTACCCCGGTACCACCGAGGAATTCCTGCGCCCCCTGCTCGAACAGGGCTCGGGCCTGCGCGCCGGCCGGGACTTCCACCTCGCCCACTCCCCCGCCCGCCTCGACCCCGGCAACCGCACCCACGGCTACGCGGGCACCCCCAAGGTCATCGGCGGCCTCACCCCCGCCTGCACCGAGTCCGCCGCCGCCTTCTACGGCCGCCTGACCGACAAGGTCGTCCGCGCGCGCGGACCCCGGGAGGCCGAAACCGTGCATCTCCTGGAGACGAACTACCGCCACGTGAACATGGCGCTGGTCAACGAGATGGCGGTGCTCTGCCACGACCTCGGCATCGACCTGTGGGACGTCATCCGCTGCGCCGAGACCAAGCCCTTCGGCTTCCAGGCCTTCCGCCCCGGTCCCGGCGTCGGCGGCCACGGCGTCCCCCTGGACGTCCCCGGGCCCGCGCGCGGCCTGCGCCCGCTGCGCCTGGTCGAGCTGGCCCAGCAGGTCAACGACCGGATGCCGGGCTATGTGATCCAGCGCGCCGCGACCCTGCTCAACGAGCACGGCAAGTCCGCGCGCGGCGCCCGCGTGCTGCTCCTCGGCGTCACCTACAAGCCGGACGTCGCCGATCAGCAGGGCGCCCCCGCCCAGGAGATCGCGGTCCGCCTCATGGAGCTCGGCGCCGCCGTCAGCTACCACGACCCCTATGTGGGCCACTGGAACGTTCTCGGCCATCCCGTGCCCCGCGCGGACTCCCTCTACGAAGCGGCCGCCGACGCCGACCTGACGATCCTGCTCCAGCACCACCGCACCTACGACCTCCAGGGCCTCGCCGTGAAGGCCCAGCTCCTGCTCGACACCAGGGGCGCGACCCCGGCGGGTGCCGCCCACCGCCTCTGATCCCACACACAACCCCCTGGGGCCCTTCGCGCGCTGCTGCTACCGTGCGGATCCAGTCACTTACCGCACACCAGTGCGCTCACTTCCCAGGGGGACCCAGATGACGCAGCCCACGCCTCCAGGCCAGGGCGGGCAGCCCTACGGCCAGCCGCAGCAGCCCTACGGCGGCCAGCCCGGGTACGGCTATCCGCAGCAGCCGCAACAGCCCTACGGCCAGCAGCCGCAGCAGCCGTACGCCCCCTTCCCGCAGCAGCCGCAGCCCGGTGGCTTCCCGCCGCCGCCCCCGGCCGCGCGGGGCAACGTCGGCCTCGGCGTGGCGGTCGCCCTCGTCGCCGCCCTGGTCGCCGCGGGCGTCTACGGCGGCATCATCGGCGCCACCGAGCACGAGATCGGCTGGGCAGCGGTCGGCGTCGGCTTCGTCGTGGGTCTGGTCGCGGGCAAGGTGGGCGGCCCGAACCCGGCGGTCGGCGCGCTCGCCGCGGTCTTCTCGCTCGGCGCGGTGTACCTGGGCCAGCTCGTCGGCGCCTCCATCGTCATCGCCGACAAGCTGAACCTCGGCTTCTCCGAGGTGTTCTTCGACCACTTCGACTTCGTGCAGGAGGCGTGGAAGCACGACGCCGACGCGATGACGTACGTGTTCTTCGTGATAGCCGCCGTCGCGGCCTTCGGCAGCGCCAAGCGCGCCGCGCAGTAGGACGCCGGGGACGAGCTCCGGAGCACGACCGGGACGCCCCGAGAACGACGAGGAGCCCGGGCCGCCGTGTCGGCGGCCCGGGCTCCTCGCTGTTCGAGCTCCGTGCGACGGGTCAGCGGTGGTGCTGCGAGTCCGCGACCGTGACCTCGACGCGCTGGAACTCCTTGAGCTCGCTGTAGCCCGTGGTCGCCATGGCGCGGCGCAGCGCTCCGAAGAAGTTCATCGAACCGTCCGGGATGTGCGACGGGCCGGCGAGGATCTCCTCAGTGGTACCGACGGTGCCGAGGTCGACCTTCTTGCCGCGCGGCACGTCCTCGTGGACGGCCTCCATGCCCCAGTGGTGGCCCTTGCCGGGCGCGTCCGTGGCGCGCGCCAGCGGGGAGCCCATCATGACGGCGTCCGCGCCGCAGGCCACGGCCTTGGGCAGGTCACCGGACCAGCCGACGCCGCCGTCGGCGATGACGTGGACGTACCGGCCGCCGGACTCGTCCATGTAGTCACGGCGGGCCGCCGCGACGTCGGCCACGGCGGTGGCCATCGGCACCTGGATGCCGAGGACGTTGCGCGTGGTGTGCGCGGCGCCGCCGCCGAAGCCGACAAGGACACCGGCCGCGCCGGTGCGCATCAGGTGCAGGGCGGCGGTGTACGTGGCGCAGCCGCCGACGATCACCGGGACGTC from Streptomyces flavofungini includes:
- a CDS encoding glycerol-3-phosphate dehydrogenase/oxidase, which produces MRTATLGPAERAEALAGMAEHELDILVVGAGVVGAGTALDAVTRGLSTGLVEARDWASGTSSRSSKLIHGGLRYLEMLDFALVREALKERGLLLERLAPHLVKPVPFLYPLQHQGWERLYAGSGVALYDAMSMARGHGRGLPTHRHLTRRHAHRVAPCLKKDALVGALQYYDAQMDDARYVATLVRTAAAYGAKAANRARVTGFLREGERVVGARVQDVEAGGEYEIRAKQVVNATGVWTDDTQAMVGERGQFHVRASKGIHLVVPKDRINSSTGLILRTEKSVLFVIPWGRHWIIGTTDTDWDLDKAHPAASSADIDYLLEHVNSVLAVPLSRDDVQGVYAGLRPLLAGESDATSKLSREHTVAHPAPGLVVVAGGKYTTYRVMAKDAVDEAVHGLDQRVADCVTEDIPLVGAEGYRALWNARAGIAARTGLHVVRVEHLLNRYGSLAEEVLELVTADPSLGEPLGAAEDYLRAEVVYAASHEGARHLDDVLTRRTRISIETFDRGTRSARECAELMAPVLGWDKDQIEREVQHYEKRVEAERESQRQPDDLTADAARLGAPDIVPL
- a CDS encoding nucleotide sugar dehydrogenase, producing MPADLAVIGLGHLGLPLAQAAVAGGIATIGYDPGRAPDLAGGRLPGDGTEGTLTAADVRRMLSGGFRPTTDPAELGRVRTAVICAPTPPAADGSLDLGQVADAARALAARLRPHTTVILESPAYPGTTEEFLRPLLEQGSGLRAGRDFHLAHSPARLDPGNRTHGYAGTPKVIGGLTPACTESAAAFYGRLTDKVVRARGPREAETVHLLETNYRHVNMALVNEMAVLCHDLGIDLWDVIRCAETKPFGFQAFRPGPGVGGHGVPLDVPGPARGLRPLRLVELAQQVNDRMPGYVIQRAATLLNEHGKSARGARVLLLGVTYKPDVADQQGAPAQEIAVRLMELGAAVSYHDPYVGHWNVLGHPVPRADSLYEAAADADLTILLQHHRTYDLQGLAVKAQLLLDTRGATPAGAAHRL
- a CDS encoding GuaB3 family IMP dehydrogenase-related protein translates to MTEIEIGRGKRGRRAYAFDDIAVVPSRRTRDPKEVSIAWQIDAYRFELPFLAAPMDSVVSPATAIRIGELGGLGVLNLEGLWTRYEDPQPLLDEIAELPAEAATRRLQEIYAAPIKEELIGQRIKEVRDSGVVTAAALSPQRTAQFSKAVVDAGVDIFVIRGTTVSAEHVSGAAEPLNLKQFIYELDVPVIVGGCATYTAALHLMRTGAAGVLVGFGGGAAHTTRNVLGIQVPMATAVADVAAARRDYMDESGGRYVHVIADGGVGWSGDLPKAVACGADAVMMGSPLARATDAPGKGHHWGMEAVHEDVPRGKKVDLGTVGTTEEILAGPSHIPDGSMNFFGALRRAMATTGYSELKEFQRVEVTVADSQHHR